The genomic DNA GATCGTTCCGTCAAACACGAGTTTCCTGGCAAACTGCATTTCCATTATCTTGAATTGACGATCTAGTTCGGGCAGGATCTCCGTCACCTCAGCGACCCTCTGGACCTCGTTTGCGTCGTCGGAACGAAGTGCAACCGTTAAGTTCGAATCGTCGTCATTCAGATCGAACCGACCCAATGCGGTCAAGGTGCTTTTTCCGGTTGAAAATTCGGCCTTTTCAATTTCGAACAGACCCTCGTCCGCCCTCAGATTGACCTCACCGTTTATCGGAATGCGTGCACGTTCATCTTTCCCCGCGGTTGCTGTTATAGCGGCGTCGAGCGTCCCCGAGGCCGAGCGAAGGTTGGTTCCCTGAAATGTAAAATGAGCTTCGCCTGTCGTGCTTCCTTCGATCGGAATGATACGCCCGCTTTGCAATGCGGCAAGTTTTGACATGTCGAGATCCGCAAATTTCGCGTCGATCTTTGACTGGGTACGATTGTCGAACGCAACGGTTATGACCCCATCGAGTTTGCCGTCCATCACATTTGCTGCAATGTCACTGAGTTCGGCACGGTCGTTGTTGATGTTAACTTTCGCTGTAGCAGATCCGAGTGCGACACTTCCCAACATGCCACCGCCGATGCTCATGTCAGCGGTTGCGCGGTAGCGACCTGATCTTTCAACGATAAATACCGGCCGATTGATCTTCACGGCTTCGAGATTGCCGCCTGCAGGGTTTTCTTTATTTCTGGTCAATGCGATATTTCCGGCATCAATGTCGTTCGACCTGCCCTCGATCATGCCGTTGCGAATGGTCATGCGAACGCCCGCAATATTCAAACTTCCCAGGACGGCCGAGCCCGTATCGATCTTTGCGACACGCGATTTATCGGCGTAAACGACGGTGGTTCCGTCGGCGTGGTCGATAATTATTTCGGGCGACTCAACTCCATCGATGTATGTGCCGTCTGATTCGACCCGGCGAGCTTTGATATCTTTTAAGCTCACGCCGGTCGAATTTGGGCGATCGCGAAGTTCAAATTTCCCGGCCGCGAGGTCGTCGATATTCGCTCCAGCAATTTTCGCCGTGTTTGAACGGAGGTTTGAAGCATCGACGTCAGTCTTGCCGTTCGAATTCCGAACCCGCAAATTTTGACCGGTCACACCATCGAGACGGTAGTCTTTTGTGACAAAAGCCTGTGCGGTGGCGCTTGCGGCGGAGATATCGATCTTGTCGCCCGGCATTGAGAATTTAAGGTTGCGGGTGCGAAGGTCAGCAAACTCGGAATCGCCGATCGCAAATTTCTGCGCCCGGCCATTTCCGACCGAAGCCATTAGTTGTTTATCCTTGTATTCAGCAACAGCGTCAGCGAGAAACAGCCCGCCGAGCGTCAATCCCGGCGACTTCGCCGCGATCGCCTGCAAGTCGCCGACCCAGCGAAAATCAGTTCCTGTACCACGTACATTTCCATTCAGCCGTAAAAAATCGACGCGAAACACGTCAAAAGTGAGCATCTCCGCAACGGCTGTGCCGTTTGCGTTGTAATTTGAATTTGTTCCCTCTACGGTGGCTGCAACGTTAACGGCCTTGAGATAGACTCCGTCGGCACGGAGAGCTTCGGAAGCTGCGGTGCCCTCGATACGATAATTCTCACCTTGTCCGCTAACATGACCCGTGAAGTTACCAACGCCGCGAAGTGCGGTTCCGGTTGAGAAGGTCGTCGACGTTTGGGTCAGATCGACCATCGATGTAATGTCGAGCTCATATTTCAGAGCGGCCCAGTCTGTCAGCGTGCCGCTCATTGAGGTATTGCCGAGAGGTGTACGAATATCAAAGCTCTTGATCTCGGCACCTTTGTTATCGGCGATCCCGACCGCACGCAGATCGATCTTTTCGACCTCTTTCCCGTCATAGACAAAATTTGAGTCCGTGGAGGTTAGGTCAAATTCGTATCTGGTTTCGCCCTCAGCTGTTTTGATATCGGTCGGCGATAGAAAGATCGAGAGATTTTTGGCATTTCCGGAAATGCTTCGCGAAATGTCGCCGAAATGGACGATACTATCGCGGATCGCTACGTTAACTGACTCGTATTTGAAATTGACTGCACCACCTTTTTCATCCTCAACGAACTTGAGATTCGAAAAATTGGACTTGCCGTTTTCGTCAAACCTTACCCAAATCTCTGCTCCGTTAATATCCGACGAATCGATGCTGATATCGCGGCTTGTTCGCCAAGCGAACAGATCAAGAACACTGAGCCCAAGCCGTGCGTCACGTACATAGAAGAGTTTTTCGCCGGTCAGTTTGTCGTTAAATGTCGCTTCACGAAGTACGAGTTCGAGGGGCGATGCAGCGACCCGAAGGGTCTCGGCTTTGAATTCGACTCCGATCTCCTCCATCTTCGCGACGAATTGATCCTTGATGTACCGGTCAAAAACTCCGAAGCGGTAAAGTCCGTAAGTAATGAGGGAAATGAGGATCAGAGAAATTGCAGAGACGCCCATGAAGACAAACAGATTCCTGCGGGAAAAGACGCTTTTCTTTGCATCCGTTTCAGGTATTTCGGCCTCTGATTTTTCCTGCTTGTCTTTCGCCATCAAAATACTTGTTAGTTAGACGCTGACCGTCTCGACGATCTCTAATCCAAATGCCTCGATCGCGTTGATACGTGGCGGATGATTGGTCAACAGCCGTATCTGCGACACTCCTAGATCTTTAAGGATCTGGGCGCCGATTCCATAGTCGTGAAACTTACCGTAACCGGTCATTGCCTTCGCGGTGTGAAAATCGACTCCCTTTTCGTGCATCACTGCGTAGGTTTTGAGCTGATTGACAAGGTCGAGATTATTCTCCCGCTGACGCAAATACAAAATAACACCGCGCCCTGCACTAGAGATCTCGCGAAGCGTAGTCTGCATCGCCGCCGACGCTTCGCCCAATGTAGAGCCAAACATCGCAAACGTTACATTCTCCGTTTGGACGCGAACTAGCGTCGCTTCCGTTGTATCTGAAACATCGCCCATCACAAATGCCGCGTGCGTTTCGCCGTTGATGATGTTCTCGTACAGGATCGTTCGCCAAGTACCAAATTCAGTCGGAAGGTCGGTCTCGACGACACGCCGGACCAACGTTTCCTTGGCAACGCGCGAGCGACATCGACACTCGCCTCGGTCTGGCCGACCCGGACAAGGACCCCGCCGCGTTTTGCCCTGAGCGGGAAGACATGTCCCGGCCGTGCGAGGTCAGCAGCGGTCGAAACAGGATCGACCGCTGTCAATATCGTCTTGGCCCGATCGGCCGCGGAAATGCCGGTCGTCACGCCCTCACGAGCTTCTATCGAGACTGTGAATGCTGTGCCCATGCTCGATGTATTTTCTGCAGTCTGCGGAAAAAGTTGGAGTTCGTCGCACCGCTCTTCGGTAAGAGGAAGGCAGATCAACCCACGGCCGTGAACCGCCATAAAATTGACGATCTCGGGCGTCACCTTTTCTGCGGCGCAAACCAGATCACCCTCATTTTCGCGATCCTCGTCATCAACAATAATTATCATTTTGCCGTCGCGAATATCGCTGACGGCCGCTTCTATCGAATCAAGAGACATCTTTTTTACAAAATAGCCGCGTAGCTTGCGGACAGTAAGTTCTTTCTTAAATAAATCTTAACGAAATACACATTTTTTAGCGAATAATTGCTCGGCCAAGTATTTTGGGCTCGGCTTTTGTTGTTTGCGGGGGATGTTGCCAAAATAGCTGTTTATGCCTACCTCGCTTCCATCTAATGCTAACCGGATCAAGCTGATCCTATCGGGCCTATTCTTAGTATCAGGAAGCGTAACTGTTCTGATCGGCCAACTATTGCCGATATTTGCTAAGCAATATGCATTGAACGACCTGCAACTCAGCTTCTATTTTCCGGCCCAATTTGCCGGTTCGCTTTTAGGCACATGGCTCACTAGCCGTTTTGCCCGCTCAAATCGATTTATCGCCGCATCCTTCATAGGTGCAATTCTAATGGCGATCGGCGTGCTCGTGATGAACATTGATTCATTTCCGGTTTCGCTTGCAGCCTTCTTAATAAACGGGATAGGGATCGGATTGACGCTCCCTGCGATCAATATGACAGTGCTCGAACTGAGCCCGGAAAATGCAGCTTCGTCGCTAAGTTTTCTAAATTTCTTTTGGGGCGTCGGAGCTATTGTCTGTAAGCCATTTGTCGATCTCTCGAGCCGAGGTTCAGATATCGTGGTAACAACAACTGTCCTCGCGGCACCCTTGTTGATAGCAGCGGCAATGCTTTATTTTCAACCAACTCGGATGGTCGCTGCGGATGGGTCTACGAATTCCGCTGATGACATCTCGAATACCCCGATCTGGACGCTCCCGCTGGCTTGGGCGATCGCACTTTTTAATTTCATTCACGTTGGTTTTGAAAGCGGCATGGGTGGTTGGCTGACGATCTACACGGAACGTCTCGATGAGACGCAGGCGGTCCACTGGCTGTCACCAACATTACTGTACTTCTTGTTCTTCGTATTTGGGCGAGGCGTTGCCCCGGCTTTATTCCGGTTCTTGAATGAGAACAAAATGCTCTTTTTGGGTCTATTTACGATCCTGGCGGGAATGCTGATAGCGGTTACGGCTTCGTCGGTAATTGTATTAGGGATTGGAGCAGCAGTATCCGGGTTTGGCACATCGTGGATATTTCCGACCAATGTCTCGCGATTTTCACACACATTTGGCGCGTCTGCCAGCCGCCGGGCAACTCCGTTGTTCATTTT from Acidobacteriota bacterium includes the following:
- a CDS encoding MFS transporter, with product MPTSLPSNANRIKLILSGLFLVSGSVTVLIGQLLPIFAKQYALNDLQLSFYFPAQFAGSLLGTWLTSRFARSNRFIAASFIGAILMAIGVLVMNIDSFPVSLAAFLINGIGIGLTLPAINMTVLELSPENAASSLSFLNFFWGVGAIVCKPFVDLSSRGSDIVVTTTVLAAPLLIAAAMLYFQPTRMVAADGSTNSADDISNTPIWTLPLAWAIALFNFIHVGFESGMGGWLTIYTERLDETQAVHWLSPTLLYFLFFVFGRGVAPALFRFLNENKMLFLGLFTILAGMLIAVTASSVIVLGIGAAVSGFGTSWIFPTNVSRFSHTFGASASRRATPLFIFGTLGAASSTWLIGFVSNQTGNLRSGMYVLVVSVVLLIVLQVWLGSRRTRVGEPNAT
- a CDS encoding translocation/assembly module TamB domain-containing protein — protein: MAKDKQEKSEAEIPETDAKKSVFSRRNLFVFMGVSAISLILISLITYGLYRFGVFDRYIKDQFVAKMEEIGVEFKAETLRVAASPLELVLREATFNDKLTGEKLFYVRDARLGLSVLDLFAWRTSRDISIDSSDINGAEIWVRFDENGKSNFSNLKFVEDEKGGAVNFKYESVNVAIRDSIVHFGDISRSISGNAKNLSIFLSPTDIKTAEGETRYEFDLTSTDSNFVYDGKEVEKIDLRAVGIADNKGAEIKSFDIRTPLGNTSMSGTLTDWAALKYELDITSMVDLTQTSTTFSTGTALRGVGNFTGHVSGQGENYRIEGTAASEALRADGVYLKAVNVAATVEGTNSNYNANGTAVAEMLTFDVFRVDFLRLNGNVRGTGTDFRWVGDLQAIAAKSPGLTLGGLFLADAVAEYKDKQLMASVGNGRAQKFAIGDSEFADLRTRNLKFSMPGDKIDISAASATAQAFVTKDYRLDGVTGQNLRVRNSNGKTDVDASNLRSNTAKIAGANIDDLAAGKFELRDRPNSTGVSLKDIKARRVESDGTYIDGVESPEIIIDHADGTTVVYADKSRVAKIDTGSAVLGSLNIAGVRMTIRNGMIEGRSNDIDAGNIALTRNKENPAGGNLEAVKINRPVFIVERSGRYRATADMSIGGGMLGSVALGSATAKVNINNDRAELSDIAANVMDGKLDGVITVAFDNRTQSKIDAKFADLDMSKLAALQSGRIIPIEGSTTGEAHFTFQGTNLRSASGTLDAAITATAGKDERARIPINGEVNLRADEGLFEIEKAEFSTGKSTLTALGRFDLNDDDSNLTVALRSDDANEVQRVAEVTEILPELDRQFKIMEMQFARKLVFDGTITGNLYDPSVTGIASVGSLIMRNRDLGSVATNISVYPEDMTDADRILHLAGVELRNGKLNETLGGTAIFEILIPSGGSNNVTVIADLRGIDAGNLLAALPIDLPSRISDLSGKTTGTVNITGLPDNANGAIDLLALKGTVAGQSFDNLKIDATFRGSGIIINTVEMRIGVGQVTAKGTYDRKSTAFDLDLAGKQVPMPLLLAFLPPNESIPVITGTVEVTAKAVGLGENSSTYDFAFDGIARTVTVGENAIGDVIFKGETVDQILSAKLTANLEGSTQVIDGTLRFRDENLPYSVTTVFDQSPLSPYIAFVPQLKGYPITGTGTGRIELNGTLRSRNSKGELVFSTSSANGSAQFSQLALTIQDTPLAAAEPISIVFDRNKVVFENAKFAGGGSNMTISGTVALTKESSSNLTVDGQISLNLLNLATKDTFFAGTAEVAVRYIGPFETARLSGTAYTENASVAAFIGTDRLTLERIKTRVVFTADQAEIENATGYLGGGRFNATGGALLNGLSVSTFRLSLNGDNVTVPLPQDFLTTGDARLEITGIRNVQKDSLQITIGGRVFAKRSLYSKDIDLANLVGARRPKSLSGSNGTASPPRFDLIIEGRDALIVRNNIADLTASASLVLTGDANEPRLSGRITANSGTLFYRKDRYEVQRGTLEFPPDSEIEPIINLQAETEIGGYQIFINLAGPLKDTERLTATVRSSPALPSDDVVSLITTGSLSNTAGGIPTLAQSGINTAAEILTDSIINNPARKATDKLFGLNVFEIDPIISGQQINPSARLTVGRQINNNLRVTYSTNLSQDQNQVLALEYRVSNKLSFVALYEQRSISNVTRNRDNFSFEIRFRRRF